CAGCTTGGTATCCCTTGTTGTGATAATCAGCGGGAACGATGCTGTCGTCATAGCTGCTCCCTGCAGCAACACCGCAATGCCCTTGCTGCTGCTCATTGTTGTATGAATATCCCTCACTCAACTCATTATAGTCCTCAAGATCCAAATCCAAATACTCATCCAGAAACGACGGCCTGATTGTATTCATCAGCAACCACGATCCCGCTTCGTCTTCCTCGTCGCTGTAACTGTAAGGTATGGGCTGGACCGGGACGCGGTGGTGGCGGCACGCCAGAGGATTGGCCGAGTGGATTTCTGCGTCGCAGGCCTCGCAGAGGGACGCCGAGTCGGCCTTGCACAAGAAGGCCGCCGGGGCCCTCTCGCAAGCCTCGCACACCCCTACGCGGTCGTGGTGCGAGGCCACGTCGTGGATGCGGGCGTCGCAGCTGCCACAGAGGTACGCCTGGTCCGCGAGGCAGTAGATGGCCGACGCGGCCGAGCGGCAGGCGTCGCAGCTGCGGGCCCACTTGTTCGCTGTTTCAGACTTCAGCATcgcagttttttttttttgaactttGATTGCTTTGTGTTTAGTTTTTTGATTGGTGTGTTATGTTGTGAGAGTTTGGGAGTTGAGGATTCCATTCAAGTAAAGGTGGCTAGTGAGAGCTAGGAGATTACACGTGGCAGGTATTTAGTGGGTTGGAAAAACTGTTTAGTAATTTCGTGGCTATTATAAGTCGAGGTAGGACCAACGCCAGACTAAGATGTTTGCTGATGTGGCTTAACAGACTGGAAGTTGATGATATGTTCAGTTTATGTACAATTGCATAGAAATAGTGCAGATAACATAATTTTTCAAGGCTCATAAATGGATTAGGAATAACATCGCTTTCACTTAtgatctctctttctctctcttttatttgaaaatttggaACATAAGGCAAATCATGTGAACGTAAAGAAGTAGTGGGTGGTGTTCCATATATCAAATCACTTGGTCAAGAATGAAAAGTGTGGGAAACCTATCCAGTTACAGTGGGAGCATGATGAGTCGGATAATAAGGTCAGCCAATGGGAAGATACCATATTGTGTCAGAAAATAATTTGGAGTTATGACTATAAATCTCAACCACGAGTTGAGACCTCTACTATTTGTAACAATCTAAGCCACGAGCCAACTATTGTCTCTCCACCGCAcactaaaattcaaatttatcaaACACATATCTACTAGTATAACTGTATAATCATACACTACTATATTGTTTTATCCGCTTATTCAAGATTGaataaaagtgtaaaaaaacGTTTATCCGTAGTATTTTCACAAACTCTCATATTGAAATTGCGTCCAGATCAAAATTGATCTAACAATGAATATTTAATATGTCATACATTACTTTAGTATTTGGTACATAAAAGTATACTTTAGTCAAATACTATATGCAAAAAAGTTAGATATATGACTTTTGAGCATCATCATATTTAGCTTGAGCTATAGATCTACTTATAAGTCTATTGGTCCCTTAAAAAAGTGCTTCTATAAACcgattactccctccgtcccccataatttgtcaccatttgatccagcatgaattttaagaaatgtaatagaaagtgggttgaaaaaattagtggcatgtgagtcctacttttatatattagttttataataaaatgtgagtgagaatgagttagtggaatatgaggtccgctactaaaaatggtaaaagtgaaaggtgacaaatttttaaggacggacgaaaatggaaatacgtgacaaattttcagggacggagggagtagtattttctttttagtccgtctcttAAAATAACGAACTTtctaatttagaaaaaaaaatctcttcTAAGATGAGATTTATTATCCAATAACAATATTTCAACCACTTTTTTTTAGCTCTCTTACTTCAtcaattgtatattaaaatttgcACCCCttcaaaattcatattttcaagAGATGGAGGAAGTACATATCAATTCTAAGCATTAATTTACTATATAGACCTACATATCAATCATCGATGGTGAgagtaatatattaatttttttttataattttagtaaAACATATAtcttatttttgaattattcaaCTGTAATTAataatcatttttattaataaaagtaataataaatttataaaactaattataTACTTCA
This sequence is a window from Salvia splendens isolate huo1 chromosome 5, SspV2, whole genome shotgun sequence. Protein-coding genes within it:
- the LOC121803111 gene encoding zinc finger protein CONSTANS-LIKE 1-like — its product is MLKSETANKWARSCDACRSAASAIYCLADQAYLCGSCDARIHDVASHHDRVGVCEACERAPAAFLCKADSASLCEACDAEIHSANPLACRHHRVPVQPIPYSYSDEEDEAGSWLLMNTIRPSFLDEYLDLDLEDYNELSEGYSYNNEQQQGHCGVAAGSSYDDSIVPADYHNKGYQAGYSFPVSTDIGIVPESTSEASSMKCEASDKRGTIELFTSPLIEAPSQLSQMDREARVLRYKEKKKTRKFEKTIRYASRKAYAETRPRIKGRFAKRKTSQGQVDQIFSSHPDNAYGVVPSF